A window of Odocoileus virginianus isolate 20LAN1187 ecotype Illinois chromosome 3, Ovbor_1.2, whole genome shotgun sequence genomic DNA:
CCCAAGCCAGGGCAGTCCTGAGAGGATGCATCGAGTGGGACAGTAGCAGAGCTGGCCCAAGGCCGCCCACTGCTAGGGATGGCATGCGAGTCGGGTGGCAGCACCTCCGTCCTGCTGACAGCTGCTCTTAGAAAGTCACTTTCCTCTTGGGTCTTTGGACTCGAAATGTAAACCTCCCTTTTGGGGGGAAAACTGGACTCTCAAGTGTTGGAGCATTACTGTGTGACCTCCCAAAGCATCTGAGGCCTGCCCTGCAGACAAAGGTGGACATCCAGTGACATCCGCAGCCAGCCTTTCCTGCTCTAGAATGTTCCTCAAGCTCTCTGGGGTTCCAGCAGGCACCACCCACTGCATCCCCAGCCCTCTTCTCTGCGGACAGCATCTGAAGGACCCTCATCAGTGCTCCCTGCCTGCAGTTTTCCTCCCTTATCTCCTGGCTTCTCTCATCTCATTCCCGTTTCATCTTCTGATGACAGTGGTTCCACCAGGAAACCGAGGCTGTGAGGAGGGCCCCTTTGTCCTGGCTCCCAATCCCTTCCGGCAggaagggcagggctgggactcAAACGTGGGTGTGCGGGCTCGGGACAGATCTGTGTCTCCTTGTCCTGCCACCTCCGTCCCCCAAGCTCCTATTCATCCGACAGTACCCAGCTCTGGGAGCCCCTCCCCCAGAGGTTTCTCTGCTTCTCGAGGAGTTCTCAGATGACTTAGTGGCTCGGATTCCAGGCTCCCgtggtctgggttcaatccctggtctaggaactaataTCCCATAAGCTGGGAGACATgaccaataaaaaggaaagaaagctctCCCTGAGTGCGCCCCCTGCTCCTAAAATagtgggtgatggtggccttcGATAACAGAGCCCCTTATAAGCATATGGTTTCTACGTGACTGCAAAGAATGTTCCAGAATGCTTTAGTGGAATGAAGCTTGTCAAAAATGACAAAGAGCCAAAGTTGGAACAGTTTGAGTGACAAAATTAATATCATCACATGTAAAATCAATATCCATGAGTTCAAAGGAATATAAATACATGACTGgttaaaacaataaatgaaagagaggagaaaagtcTCCCAGGTGGAAGAATATCAAATAACATACACAAATATCTCGCCCTCAAGAGGATGATGTGCGGTATCCCATGGCTTTGGTGGGCTATAAATCATCACCTCTTTGCAGAAGGCACAggtggaagggaggaaggaggtcgCTTTTTGGTGCAGACACCCGACGGACACCACCTCAGCCAGGGGGCCATGATCAACATCACAGGCTGAGGCAGGGGATAGCACGTGCCCTGGACACACATGTGTGATGAGAAGGGCACTTACCCTCTCCGGTCCTTCTCGCCAAAGCCCAGTCCAACCATGAGAAAAACACCAGACAAATCCCAACCGAGGACCACCCTACAGAACACCTGACTCTAAACTCTCAAGGTCAAGACCAAGGAAGCCGGagaatctgcctgacccaggggagCCTAAAGAGGCATCAGGACTAAGGGTCCCATGAGGATCCACGGGCAGAGAGGGGACATTAGGGGAAAACTGAGGAGATCGGAATAATGCATGGACTTCAGTTAACACTGTTATCAGTCAGTATTGGTTCATACATTGCAACACAGGTACCTTGTAGATGAATGACCAAAGTAGGGGAAATGGGGTGTGGGGTCGGTGGAAAGTTTCTGGACTATCTTTGCTGAGTTTGTGCAAACCAAATAAAATGAGTCTTTAAAGAATAATGAAAGTTGAGACTTCCgtgtggtctggtggttaaggcaccccacctccctgcaggggacatgggttagatctgttgtcagggaactaagatcccacattccgcaaggcacagccaaaaaataggaagaaaaagataGATTGGAACTTTCCTAGtgatccagtgggtaagaatccatttcccaatgcaggggggcctgaTTTggccctgatcaggaaactagatcccacaggcagcCAATAAGATTCCGTGTGTCGAAACAAAGATTCAGTCTGCCACgaataagacctggcacagccaattatatatatacataatgtttTAAAGCATAAATTCAGAAGAATATGCATTACTTTTTCCAATCAAAATCTTAGATGGAAAGCTCACAAACTTTCTGTCTCCAGGGCTGAGACTAGAATAAGGTGAATGCAGCCCTTTTTGGTTGCATAATGTGGAAGGGCACAGAAAAGTTCTCTTACATTCATCCCCGTTTTACAGCTATGGAAACTAAGGCTAGGATGAAATCACTTGCCCAGGTCTgacagggaggcagggctgggcacaGACAATCTTGACCCCTATCTGAAATCATGGTCCTAAGCTGACCCTGAAGTTCAAAATTCAGCCCAGTGGAGCTCCGATATCAGCTTTGCCAAGGGCCCTGTCTTTGCACCTGGAGTCCTAGCCTGGGAGGGAGGCCCTACTCAGGGGACACACAGGCTCCATGTCAGTCTCCACAGCACGTCCAGCCCTGATCCCTGGTCATTTGCTGCTGAGTGGCTTGCATGGATTTGGGTGGTGGCGTTAGGAAATTGTCATTGTTCCGTCACTAGGTGGTGTCCCTcgctttgcagccccatggactgcagcttgccaggctcctctgtcttccactatctcccagagtttgctcaaattcatgtccactgagtcggcgatgcatctaaccaactcatcctctgcttccgccttctcctcttgccttcaatcattctcagcctcagggtctttccaatgagttggctcttccagTCAGGTgcccaatgtattggagcttcagcatcagtccttccaatgaatattcagggttggcttcctctaggattgactggtttgatctccttgctgtccaaggatctcaagagtcttctccagcacctcaattcgaaagcattgattcttcagcgctcagccttctttatgatccaactctcccatccacacACGACTACTGAAAAGACCATAGCTGTAAATATGTGGAATTCTGTTGGAAACGtgatatgtctgctttttaataccctgcctaggtttgtcagagctttacttccaaggagcaaacgtcttttcatttcatatctGTAGTacccatcctcagtgattttggaaaccaaggaaataaaatctatcacagTTCCTGctttattctgattttattttccattgaagtgatgggaccagatgccttgattttagttttatgaatcttgtgtttcaagccagctttttcattctcctcttttatcttcatcaagaaggctctttagttcatctccCCTTTCTGCATTAGAGTGGTGTCCTCTGTATGTGTGAAGTTGTTGCTGTTTCTCCTGCTAATCCTGATCCAACTTGCcattcatccaggccagcatctCACATGTTGTGCTCTGCGTAAAGTTAAATAGGCAGGTGACGACACACAGCCATGCCtcactcctttctcagttttgagcCAGTCAGTGGTTCCAGGTCCAATTCTACATTTGCTTTGTGACCCGTgtacaggttcctcaggagacaggcaaggtggtcgcgtactctcatctctttcagaattttccacagtttgttgtgatccacacagtcaaagcctttagcataatcagtgaagcaaaagtagattgttttctggaactcccttgctttctccacaaTCCAAGAATGTTGGccatttgacctctggtttctctccCTTTTTGAAATCCACCACATACAATGCatgttcttggttcatgtactgctaaagcctagcctgaaggattttgagcaaaaccttgctagcatgtgaaatgagcacaattgtatggtacttagaacattctttggcattgcctttctttgaaattggaatgaaaattgacctcttCCAGATCTGAGTTTTACAAATCTGCtgacagattgagggcagcattttaacagcatcatcttttaggatttaaaatagctcagctggaactccatcacctccactagctttgcttatagcaatgcttcctaaggcccacttaacttcacactgcaggatgttcggctctaggtgagtgacatCAGCATCATGGTCATCTAGGTCACAAGATCTTTCTTATATGGTTTTTCTGTGTGTTcgtgccaccttttcttaattatttctgtttctcttagcTCCTGAAATGTTCCCATGATAGCTCCAATTTTTAGAAgaattctctagtctttcccattcgactgtctttctctatttctttgcattgttccctGAAAAAGGCCTTGTCgtgtctccttgctgttctctgaaactGCATTCAGCTGGGTTTATCTTTCCCTCCTCCCTTGCCattcactttccttctttccccacctatttgtcaggcctcctcagacaaccctgGTGTCGCACATTAaaacctgcctgcgatgcagggggttcgaaccctgggttgtaaagttcccctgaaggagggcatggccaccgaCTCTAGGATTCCtgccgggagaatccccatgcaaagaggagcctggcgggctacagtccatggggtcgcaaagagtcggacacgaccaagtcAGCCACTTTGTCTTTGGGCACTTTTTTGGCTTTGGAAAGGTTTTGGTCACTGACTCCTGTGCATTattataaacctctgtccatagttcttcaggcgctctgtctaccagatctaatcctttgaatctattcatcacctccgctgtaagggattggatttaggtcatacctgaagggcctagtggttttccactacttgctttatttttttttcttttcatttatttttattagttggaggctaatgacttcacaacatttcagtgggttttgtcatacatggacatgaatcagccatggagttacatgtattccccatccctatcccccctcccacctccctctccacccagttcctctgggtcttcccagtgcaccaggccagagcacttgtctcatgcatcccacctgggctggtgatctgttttactatagataatatatatgctgttctttcgaaacatcccaccctcgccttctcccacagagtccaaaagtctgttctgtacatctgtgtctctatttctgttttgcatatagggttatcatcaccatctttctaaattccatatatatgtgttagtatgctgtaatgttcttcatctttctggcttacttcactctgtataatgggctccagtttcatccatctcattagaactgattcaaatgaattctttttaatggctgagtaatattccctggtgtatatgtaccacagtttcctcatccattcgtctgctgatgggcatctaggttgcttccatgtcctggctattataaacagtgctgcgatgaatattggggtgcacgtgtctctttcagatctggtttcctcggtgtgtatgcccagaagtggtattacttgcttttatttaagcctgaattttgcaatcaggagtcatgatctgagctacagtcagctccaggtcttatttttgctaactgtatagagcttctccatcttcggtgGCAAAGGACATAGTCTGATGTCAGATAGACCGTCTGGTGACGTCCACCTGTAGAATCATCTATTGAGTTGTTGGAGTGGGTCTTCGCCTTGAGCAGTGTAACTAGGCAGAGGGGTGTCATCCTGAGGACCGGGATCCCTGGCTTTGGCCCACGTGCCATCTGATCCAGCTGACCGCAAACCCTGCAAATGTCTGAGCCCTCAGAATCTGGGTAGTGGTGGGCTGTCCTTAAAGAAGCCACTGGACAATTGCACAGCTGCCTTCCAGAACTCACTTCCTGCAACACGAAGTGTGTAATCAGGCCAATCTCCAGCTGGAAGTTCTGGTTCCCTTGGTCATAGGGGGGGAGATCAGTGCAGCCTGAATTCCCTGGAATGTCACCCACCCCCTTTGGAGGTCTCTCCCTAGAAACCCCCTGCCCAGGTCTTTTGGGTTCAGAGTGTCCCTAATGGATCTGACTTTCTTTCCTCTAAATGTACTCCTCTTCCTGGGCCTTATTTCCATGTTCCCCCCGGTCCGGCCCTGGGTCACATGCCCAGCCACACCTCCTCCACTGAGAGCCCGCTGGGTGCCAAAGCACTTTACTCAAAGCTCCTCACTGGCCCCTCCTGATGAGGCCGCTCCTGTTATGGCCCCaagttacagatgaggaaactgaggttctgtTAACAGAAGTCcatgtgcctgacacacagtgaggACAAACATACAGAAATTATGGAGTTTGTaagagagaaaggtttattgcagtgCCCTGCAAGGAGGCAGGTATCTTATGCCCCAAACAATCCTGAACCCTCCAAAGGTTTCTGAAAAGCATTTTCAAAGCCCAGGGGAGGGGCGAGAGGACGCAGGGCATTGGACAATTCTCTGAGTGACTGATGGTGAggtcacaggggttaacattaCAATCCTTTTCCACCAGTAGGCCTGGGGACTACATGTTCGTGATCCTCAAGCAGTTAACATCTTCCCTTTGGTGTGTGTGGCTGGGCTAGGAGGAAGGGAGGTGGCATTTTCACACCTGTAAAAACAACTCAGGAACGTGTACTAAATACTATTACCTCCACACTTCATAAAGGAGCTAAAACAGAAGATATGGGGGAAGATCCTGCCCTGGGTAGGACCCTTAAGGCAGTGTTCAGTTACTGTTCAGAGGGTTTATGTGACGTCCCCATGTGGCAGAGGCAGATGCTGGCAGTAAGAGCAAGTTCCTGCCTGGAGCCGGGACAAGGGCCTGGGTGGTTGTTTGTTGTCTGGTGCGTCCTCAAGTGGCCAAATGCAGGAACTGCAGCCTTGTTCACGTGGATACACCCAGACCTTGTACCCCTCCCAGCGGATGTGGTCCCTCCTCTGAATCCCTCCAGGGCTCCCCGTGGTCCCCCCAGCAGGGATCAGGGATGCTACGTGAACCCCGGCTAGGTCACCCGGAGACCCTGAATTCAAAACCCAGCCTCCTCAGCCAGACACAACACCGCCCCAGTCACCACTCACGTCTCAGCCTTCATTTCTCCCAGCTGGGGACTTGCGGCCCAGAAAACGCCCTCTGCCTCTTCCGTTTGTGGTACAGACGAGCACAGAGCTGGCGTGCACCGGGTGCTCGGTAAGTGCAACTGTCTCCCTCAGATCCATGTGGGAGAAGGGCCAGGACTTGACATGGGGTGTCCCAGGGAGCCCCACTCCCCTCTCACACGATCTTACCGGCCAGCATCCAACCCAGAAAGCCCAAGGCCAGAATTTGGCAAAAGAAACCCACAGTTTTttgcaggaaaatgaaaaaggaaaccaAACCCGAAACCTAAACCGAAAGCCTGGCTGCCCTCTGCCTGCACAGGCTCCATTCAAGTGTCTCCAGGTCAGAGGATCGTCCTGGAGCTTCTCTTTGGTCAGCACGGCTATTATGCTAATCAGGGGGCAGCCCGAGCCCATAGGGGTTCCAGCGACCTCCTATAACTCGTGTTGGAACTTCCCTAAGGGCAGTTCCCTTATGGCACCCACTTTTTATCACTACAGCCCAGTACCCATGGTGGACAACTTGGAGGAATTCATCCTGACCCGTCGCAAGCTGCCGCTGTGGCTGGTGCTCCTGCTGCTCCTGGTGGCGGTGGGTCTGCTGGCGCCCCTGATCTACTTCGCTGTCAGGGCCAACAGCGAGGCCTGCCTGGATGGCCTCCGAGCACAGACGGAGTGTCAGGGGCTCAACCAACACCTGCAGCGCCTGCTAAACCAGGCCCAGGAAGTTTTACAAGAGAAGGAAGCCGAAGCTGCCACCTGCAACCAGACTGTGGTAAGCCACTGCAACCCCTAGACAGGCTTGGGTACTTGGGAGGCTCTCCCAGGGTCTTTGTGGAGATCCAGAGGGACCTTGAGACTGCCCCCTGGACGTCTCCACCAGGCTTTGGGGACCTCTAACTCTCCCTGGGGTGCTGGTGTGGGGAGCTTTAAAACTCCCATTACAGGCGTCAGTGTCCCTGTAGGGTATGAAGAATCTCTAAACTCTGGCGCTTGAATGGGGGGACTTAGAAACTCCACTTGGGCCAATCTTGGGGAGCAGAACTCCCCTCTAGGGGCTGGGAAGAGGACCTCCCCAGCTCCTTCCACTGCATCCTGAGAGCCTTTGAAATTTTCACGTCTGTTCTAACATGGAGGACCTTGAAACTCTCAGGGACATCTAAGTTGGGCTCTGAAATCTTCCCCTACCCGCACCCCACCCCATTTTCTGGTTTTAGGAGGACCTCTTAATATTCTTTagtgacttccttggtgatccagtgactaagactttgtgctcccaatgcaggggacatggatttgatccctggtcatggaactagatcacTTGCAGCAATTAAAGGTCCAGCATGTTGCAACTAATACCCAGTCCAaccaaataaaactttttttttcaaataaatattaaaaaaacaaattttgtgcAATACCCCCAGTGGATCTGGAAACTTCTTCTAGGGCATAGGAAGCCTGCAAATTctcttggtgggggggggggggcctcaaAACTCCCACTTTGAGGATCACACTCATGGGTGGCCCGAGGAGGGTGGGAGGTTGTGCCCATTCTTCAAGGTAGAGGACTGAGGGGCAGGGGAAGGGTTGGGAGGGAAATGAAGGGGGTGTGCATCTGAGCGCCTCCGATCCCGGAGCTCAGGAAAGGGTCCAGCACCCAGGCACAGGAGGCCAGGTTCGGACCCTCCCCTCTGACCCAGGTGACGCTGCGGGGCTCTCTGAAGAAGGAGCAGGCCCAGGGGGCGGAGTTTCAGGGTGAGAAAAACACAGCCCGGGTTCCgcggtggggggcggtgggggtcCGGTGTTGGAAAGAAGTAGGGAGGGAGGGTCCCAGGGCTGGGGTCGGGAGACAGGGAGGGGTGGAGccggggagagggtggggggctccagctttcccagcaggGGCCCGATGAGGGCCTGGAGAGTCCTGTCCTGGGCGAGGGCCAGGTGAGTGGGTGTGGTCACCGTGTCGACCTGCCCCTGATTCTGGACCCCACCCCCTAACCAGGAGAGTTGAAGATATTGAACCAAAAGCTGAAGGACGCGTTGGCCGAGGTGGAGCGACTAAGGTCTGAGAGGATCCCCCGGGGCACGCCCCTTTCACCCGACTCCCGACCGCCTGAGCTCGGGGAAAAATCCTCGGTGCTCAGGCGACCAAGTTTAAGTCCCAGCCTCGTCCCATCTGTCACACAGCCGGGGGCGGGCGGCTGCTCGCTCTCATGGCCAGCAATTTGGCGGGGAGGAGTGCAGATTCTTAGGGGAGAAGCCTAGAGCTGCCCGAGCGGCCCGGCAGCTGCCTGAGTGGCCCGGATCTCTACTCCAGAAGACAGAGTGAGACCTCCTCCAAAAACAACGCGTCCAGCTGCTCGAGCTTCCTATTCGTTGTGGTCGCGGTCCTGGTCCTCAACGCTCCGCTGCCATGAGATCCCAGGAAGCCGGCTGGTAAGGAAGGGGCAGCTCGCGGGAGAAGAAAGCTCGGAGGGGCCGGGAGTTGGGCTGGGTCAGGGTCTGGGGAGGTGGCCTGTCTGTGGGGCGGAGGGCTGGACACGGAGAAGGACCTTGGAAAGGGAGGGAGCACCCAGTGAGTAGGGAGGTCctgtgggggcggggctggggggcggggcctGTGTTCTGCCCGTCTCTGAGCCCGTATTTTGTTTTtcgttttctatttaaaaattatttattttaatttttgctttttggtcGCGCTGcatacatgtgggatcttaattcccagaccagggatcgaacgcgcggcccctgcattggaagtgcaaagGCTTTACCAGCCAGGGAAGTACCTGAGTCCCTATTTTGATGTTTTTTAGGCCACAACCTGGACTGGTCTGGctccctctctgcttccctgtGAGGCTTCCTGACTTGGCCAGCTCTAAGGGGACCACATGGCAAGGcggttgtggggggtggggggatggggtaACCTAAGGGGTCCAAGACCGACCAGCTCTGGAGGGATGTCTTGCGTGGAGAAGTAGGGGAGTTGGCCCAAGTCTGCCCTAGATTTGGGGagggctcaggggtgaagaatggGGCACCCGCTTCTTGCTGACACGGTTTCTAGAAAGTCACTTTCTTCTGGCGTCATTTGGCTAGAAAAAGTAAACACCCCGTTGTGGGGGGAAATTGTACTCTCAAGTTTTTGGAGTGTTATTGTGTCACCTCCAAGCACCTGGGGCCTGCCCTGTGGACACCTATTGACATCCAAACTCAGCCCCTGTGCTCTAGAATGTTCCTTGGGATTTCTGGGGTTCAGGCAGGTACCaccccactgcccctcccccagccctcttcTCCTGTGAAAGtgagaaagtcgctcagtcttgtccgactctgtcaCTCATGTCATGACccttatagtccatggaattctccaggccagaatactggagtgggtagtgttttccttctccagaagatcttccaaacccagggttCCAAACTAGATCTCCCGCATtccgagcagattctttaccacctgagtcacaagggaagcccaagaatactggagtgggtaacctatcccctctccagggggactttccgacccaggaatcgaaccagggtctcctgcattgc
This region includes:
- the LOC110129353 gene encoding bone marrow stromal antigen 2 encodes the protein MLREPRLGHPETLNSKPSLLSQTQHRPSHHSRLSLHFSQLGTCGPENALCLFRLWYRRAQSWRAPGARPVPMVDNLEEFILTRRKLPLWLVLLLLLVAVGLLAPLIYFAVRANSEACLDGLRAQTECQGLNQHLQRLLNQAQEVLQEKEAEAATCNQTVVTLRGSLKKEQAQGAEFQGELKILNQKLKDALAEVERLRRQSETSSKNNASSCSSFLFVVVAVLVLNAPLP